The Daucus carota subsp. sativus chromosome 7, DH1 v3.0, whole genome shotgun sequence genome window below encodes:
- the LOC108196368 gene encoding uncharacterized protein LOC108196368 isoform X1 produces MATLQSHHHLLHCSSSFHSPKLHTFRVPTLLKNTSSICKNIGDLSNSGHGFHSFCCFYRRSSEIETLSEDEEIERPPFDINLAVILAGFAFEAYISPPENAAKREVDAAGCQTLFLSESFLREIYDGQLIIKLKKGSNFPALDPWGTSDPYVVIQLESQVVKSNVKWGTREPTWNEELIVNIKLPPNNRNLQVAAWDANLVAPHKRMGNAEISLECFCDGNAHEVMVDLEGMGGGGKVQLEVKYRSFDDVIEDENWWSIPLVTEFLRKGGFDSALRNAVGSDSVQARQFVQNVFGQLKSLNLPDNLDKLRTESNETSENSIIDHNMPPQLESRSELPEDGTSYKEDNSIPKPHPDSVDIGNEQPASIVSLDNEASLQSDRDFWMNLSNTVNENVVQKLGLTIPENMKWEKFELLDIVNENIIQKLGLPIPENMKWDRFELLDLIGLQSQKIAETAYVESGLATAQGQDASESNAITGHLTMKDVQSSLLDIKKMTQDVLSQTDSILGGLMVLNATAAEIDSEAQLSKEANTENDESTKVDNSEHSKEENVSGPLDAPILDEERAAEMKELFSTAESAMEAWALLATSLGHSSFVKSEFEKICFLDNEGTDTQVAIWRDSSRKRLVIAFRGTEQVRWKDLRTDLMLVPTGLNPERIGGDFKKEVQVHSGFLSAYDSVRTRILSLIKLVTGDIDDSGEQLSKWHVYVTGHSLGGALATLLALELSSSQLAKRGNISVTMYNFGSPRVGNRNFADLYNQKVKDSWRLINRRDIIPTIPRLMGYCHVAQPIYLSTGYMKSALENLEPVEDGYEADVLGESTPDALVNEFIKGEKELLDKILSTEINIFRSIRDGTAVMQHMEDFYYITLLEHVRSNYQTVASSKPSEEDGKEEFWEDKF; encoded by the exons ATGGCAACTCTCCAATCTCACCATCATCTCCTTCACTGCTCCTCCTCTTTCCACTCTCCCAAGCTCCACACTTTCCGAGTCCCCACTCTTCTAAAAAACACCTCCtcaatttgcaaaaatatcGGCGACTTATCGAATTCTGGCCATGGATTTCACTCGTTTTGTTGCTTTTATCGAAGAAGTTCTGAAATTGAGACGCTTTCGGAGGACGAAGAGATCGAGCGCCCGCCTTTCGATATCAATCTCGCTGTTATTCTTGCCGGTTTTGCTTTCGAAGCCTATATTAGTCCGCCT GAGAATGCGGCTAAGCGAGAAGTGGATGCAGCAGGTTGTCAAACACTTTTTCTTTCAGA ATCTTTTCTCCGTGAGATATATGATGGTCAGTTGATTATAAAGCTAAAGAAAGGCTCTAATTTTCCTGCCCTGGATCCTTGG GGAACGAGTGATCCATATGTTGTCATCCAACTAGAAAGTCAGGTGGTAAAGAGCAATGTCAAATGGGG GACAAGGGAACCAACATGGAATGAAGAACTTATTGTAAACATCAAGCTGCCCCCAAACAATAGAAATCTCCAG GTTGCAGCTTGGGATGCAAATCTTGTAGCTCCACATAAGCGCATGGGGAATGCTGAAATTAGCTTGGAGTGCTTTTGTGATG GAAATGCACATGAAGTGATGGTTGATTTGGAAGGAATGGGAGGTGGTGGCAAGGTTCAACTGGAG GTCAAGTATCGGAGTTTTGATGATGTAATAGAAGACGAAAACTGGTGGAGTATTCCCCTTGTCACCGAATTTCTTCGAAAAGGTGGTTTTGACTCCGCTTTGAGAAATGCTGTTGGCTCAGATTCTGTGCAAGCACGTCAATTCGTGCAGAATGTATTTGGTCAGTTAAAGTCTCTTAACTTACCAGATAACTTGGACAAACTTCGAACAGAAAGTAACGAAACATCTGAAAATTCTATTATTGACCACAACATGCCTCCACAACTGGAGTCTAGATCAGAGTTACCAGAAGATGGCACAAGCTATAAGGAAGATAACAGTATACCAAAGCCCCACCCTGATAGTGTTGATATTGGAAATGAGCAACCTGCTTCAATTGTTTCGCTAGATAATGAGGCCTCCTTACAGTCAGACAGAGATTTTTGGATGAATCTGTCTAACACTGTTAATGAAAATGTCGTTCAGAAACTTGGACTTACTATTCCTGAGAACATGAAATGGGAAAAGTTTGAACTCCTAGACATTGTGAATGAAAATATCATTCAGAAACTCGGACTTCCTATTCCTGAAAATATGAAGTGGGATAGGTTTGAACTGCTAGATCTTATAGGCCTACAGTCCCAAAAAATTGCAGAAACAGCTTACGTAGAATCTGGACTTGCAACTGCACAAGGCCAGGATGCTTCTGAGAGTAATGCTATAACTGGCCATCTAACTATGAAAGATGTGCAGTCCTCATTACTTGACATCAAGAAGATGACCCAAGATGTATTATCCCAAACTGACTCCATTTTAGGTGGGCTGATGGTTCTTAATGCCACGGCAGCTGAAATAGACAGTGAAGCACAACTTTCAAAAGAGGCTAATACAGAAAACGATGAGTCTAccaaagtagataattctgagCACTCCAAGGAAGAAAACGTATCAGGTCCTCTGGATGCACCAATATTGGATGAGGAAAGAGCTGCGGAGATGAAAGAACTCTTTTCAACCGCAGAAAGTGCTATGGAGGCATGGGCATTGCTAGCAACTTCATTGGGCCACTCTAGTTTTGTTAAATCTGAGTTTGAGAAGATATGTTTCTTAGATAACGAGGGAACAGATACTCAG GTTGCAATTTGGCGTGATTCTAGTCGAAAAAGATTAGTAATTGCTTTCAGAGGAACCGAACAA GTAAGGTGGAAAGACTTGCGGACAGATTTAATGCTAGTTCCTACAGG GCTCAATCCGGAAAGGATAGGTGGTGATTTTAAGAAAGAAGTTCAA GTTCACAGTGGATTTTTGAGTGCATATGACTCAGTCAGGACAAGGATCTTATCTCTTATCAAATTGGTAACGGGCGACAT CGATGACAGCGGTGAACAGCTTTCCAAATGGCATGTTTACGTGACTGGTCATAGTTTAGGTGGTGCATTAGCTACCCTCCTTGCTCTTGAGTTATCTTCCAGTCAATTAGCGAA GCGTGGTAATATTTCCGTGACTATGTATAATTTTGGATCACCAAGAGTTGGGAACAGAAATTTTGCGGACTTATATAACCAG AAAGTCAAAGACAGTTGGAGACTTATAAATCGTAGAGATATCATACCTACAATCCCACGTTTAATGGGTTATTGCCATGTCGCGCAACCTATATATCTTTCGACTGGATATATGAAAAGTGCATTG GAAAATTTGGAGCCCGTGGAAGATGGTTATGAAGCTGATGTTCTTGGCGAGTCAACGCCTGATGCCCTTGTTAATGAATTT ATTAAAGGCGAGAAGGAACTTCTTGATAAAATTTTGAGCACAGAAATCAATATTTTCCGGTCAATTAGGGATGGGACTGCAGTTATGCAGCATATGGAAGATTTTTATTACATTACTTTGCTAGAG CATGTGAGGTCAAATTACCAGACTGTTGCTAGCTCAAAACCAAGTGAAGAAG ATGGCAAGGAAGAATTCTGGGAAGACAAATTTTGA
- the LOC108196449 gene encoding beta-amylase 1, chloroplastic, translated as MAMSFSQLGGIAGAPITAESGSIISGEASKATVSAWKSPATTTLRCAVRAPGGETDRISPSPPVSPVMRGDLSAACKAFDEAVVEQGRYARGGGAQDKGKGVPVYVMMPLDSVNMGNGLNRRKAMSASLQALKSAGVEGIMMDVWWGLVERDEPGVYNWGGYQDLLELAHKFGLKVQAVMSFHQCGGNVGDSCTIPLPKWVVEEMEKDPDLAYTDQWGRRNYEYLSLGCDTLPVLKGRSPVQCYSDYMRAFKEKFNHLLGDTIVEIQVGMGPAGELRYPSYPEQNGTWRFPGIGAFQCYDKYMISSLKAAAEGIGKPEWGNTGPTDAGSYNNWPEDTNFFRKEGGGWDGDYGEFFLTWYSQLLLDHGERILTSAKSIFENTGVKISVKVAGIHWHYGTRSHAPELTAGYYNTRFRDGYLPIAQMFARHGAVFNFTCIEMRDHEQPQDAQCAPEKLVRQVALATREAQVPLAGENALPRYDDYAHEQILNAASLNLDDDSGAEEMCAFTYLRMNPNLFQPDNWRRFVAFVKKMKEGKDTNKCWEQVEREAEHFVHVTQPLVQEAAVALSH; from the exons ATGGCAATGTCATTTTCGCAGCTCGGAGGAATCGCCGGAGCTCCGATCACCGCGGAGTCCGGCAGCATCATCTCCGGAGAGGCGTCCAAGGCGACGGTCTCCGCGTGGAAATCTCCGGCGACGACGACGCTCCGGTGCGCTGTTCGTGCTCCCGGCGGCGAGACGGACAGGATATCGCCGTCGCCGCCGGTGAGCCCGGTGATGCGCGGCGATCTGTCGGCGGCGTGTAAGGCCTTCGATGAAGCGGTGGTGGAGCAGGGGAGGTACGCGAGAGGCGGAGGTGCGCAGGATAAGGGGAAGGGGGTGCCGGTTTACGTGATGATGCCGTTGGATAGTGTGAACATGGGGAATGGATTGAACAGGAGGAAGGCGATGAGTGCGAGTTTACAGGCTTTGAAGAGTGCGGGAGTGGAGGGGATAATGATGGATGTGTGGTGGGGATTGGTGGAGAGAGATGAGCCTGGGGTGTATAATTGGGGTGGTTATCAGGACTTGTTGGAATTGGCTCATAAGTTTGGCTTGAAAGTTCAGGCTGTCATGTCGTTTCATCAGTGTGGCGGAAATGTCGGCGATTCTTGCAC GATTCCTCTTCCTAAGTGGGTTGtagaggagatggagaaggaCCCCGACTTGGCTTACACGGATCAATGGGGCAGGAGGAATTATGAATACCTTTCCCTTGGTTGTGATACGCTCCCGGTCTTAAAGGGAAGATCACCTGTGCAGTGTTACTCTGACTACATGCGTGCatttaaagaaaaatttaacCACCTCCTCGGTGACACTATTGTT GAAATTCAAGTAGGTATGGGACCAGCAGGTGAACTTCGGTATCCATCATATCCCGAGCAAAATGGAACATGGAGATTTCCTGGAATAGGTGCTTTCCAGTGTTATGACAAG TATATGATCAGTAGCCTGAAAGCTGCTGCTGAAGGTATTGGGAAGCCAGAATGGGGGAACACTGGCCCTACAGATGCTGGGAGCTATAACAATTGGCCGGAAGATACCAACTTTTTCCGTAAAGAAGGTGGAGGTTGGGATGGTGATTATGGCGAGTTCTTCCTTACCTGGTATTCCCAGTTACTCTTGGACCATGGGGAGAGGATATTGACGTCAGCCAAATCGATCTTTGAAAACACTGGTGTTAAAATCTCCGTCAAGGTTGCTGGTATCCACTGGCACTACGGTACCCGTTCTCATGCTCCCGAGCTCACAGCAGGGTATTATAACACACGTTTCCGTGATGGATATCTTCCCATTGCCCAGATGTTTGCCCGTCATGGTGCTGTTTTCAATTTCACCTGCATTGAAATGCGTGATCACGAGCAGCCACAAGATGCTCAATGTGCACCAGAGAAGCTTGTTAGGCAAGTGGCTTTAGCCACTCGGGAGGCTCAGGTACCGCTGGCGGGGGAGAATGCACTGCCACGATATGATGATTATGCACACGAGCAGATACTGAATGCAGCATCGCTAAACCTGGACGATGACTCGGGAGCAGAGGAAATGTGTGCATTCACATACCTGAGAATGAATCCGAATCTCTTCCAGCCCGATAACTGGAGACGTTTTGTCGCCTttgtgaagaagatgaaggaaGGAAAAGACACAAACAAGTGCTGGGAACAGGTGGAGCGGGAGGCAGAGCATTTTGTTCATGTCACTCAGCCTCTGGTTCAAGAAGCTGCTGTTGCACTGAGCCACTAG
- the LOC108196368 gene encoding uncharacterized protein LOC108196368 isoform X2 produces MATLQSHHHLLHCSSSFHSPKLHTFRVPTLLKNTSSICKNIGDLSNSGHGFHSFCCFYRRSSEIETLSEDEEIERPPFDINLAVILAGFAFEAYISPPENAAKREVDAAGCQTLFLSESFLREIYDGQLIIKLKKGSNFPALDPWGTSDPYVVIQLESQVVKSNVKWGTREPTWNEELIVNIKLPPNNRNLQVAAWDANLVAPHKRMGNAEISLECFCDGNAHEVMVDLEGMGGGGKVQLEVKYRSFDDVIEDENWWSIPLVTEFLRKGGFDSALRNAVGSDSVQARQFVQNVFGQLKSLNLPDNLDKLRTESNETSENSIIDHNMPPQLESRSELPEDGTSYKEDNSIPKPHPDSVDIGNEQPASIVSLDNEASLQSDRDFWMNLSNTVNENVVQKLGLTIPENMKWEKFELLDIVNENIIQKLGLPIPENMKWDRFELLDLIGLQSQKIAETAYVESGLATAQGQDASESNAITGHLTMKDVQSSLLDIKKMTQDVLSQTDSILGGLMVLNATAAEIDSEAQLSKEANTENDESTKVDNSEHSKEENVSGPLDAPILDEERAAEMKELFSTAESAMEAWALLATSLGHSSFVKSEFEKICFLDNEGTDTQVAIWRDSSRKRLVIAFRGTEQVRWKDLRTDLMLVPTGLNPERIGGDFKKEVQVHSGFLSAYDSVRTRILSLIKLVTGDIDDSGEQLSKWHVYVTGHSLGGALATLLALELSSSQLAKRGNISVTMYNFGSPRVGNRNFADLYNQKVKDSWRLINRRDIIPTIPRLMGYCHVAQPIYLSTGYMKSALENLEPVEDGYEADVLGESTPDALVNEFIKGEKELLDKILSTEINIFRSIRDGTAVMQHMEDFYYITLLEHVRSNYQTVASSKPSEEDVNSKLLNGR; encoded by the exons ATGGCAACTCTCCAATCTCACCATCATCTCCTTCACTGCTCCTCCTCTTTCCACTCTCCCAAGCTCCACACTTTCCGAGTCCCCACTCTTCTAAAAAACACCTCCtcaatttgcaaaaatatcGGCGACTTATCGAATTCTGGCCATGGATTTCACTCGTTTTGTTGCTTTTATCGAAGAAGTTCTGAAATTGAGACGCTTTCGGAGGACGAAGAGATCGAGCGCCCGCCTTTCGATATCAATCTCGCTGTTATTCTTGCCGGTTTTGCTTTCGAAGCCTATATTAGTCCGCCT GAGAATGCGGCTAAGCGAGAAGTGGATGCAGCAGGTTGTCAAACACTTTTTCTTTCAGA ATCTTTTCTCCGTGAGATATATGATGGTCAGTTGATTATAAAGCTAAAGAAAGGCTCTAATTTTCCTGCCCTGGATCCTTGG GGAACGAGTGATCCATATGTTGTCATCCAACTAGAAAGTCAGGTGGTAAAGAGCAATGTCAAATGGGG GACAAGGGAACCAACATGGAATGAAGAACTTATTGTAAACATCAAGCTGCCCCCAAACAATAGAAATCTCCAG GTTGCAGCTTGGGATGCAAATCTTGTAGCTCCACATAAGCGCATGGGGAATGCTGAAATTAGCTTGGAGTGCTTTTGTGATG GAAATGCACATGAAGTGATGGTTGATTTGGAAGGAATGGGAGGTGGTGGCAAGGTTCAACTGGAG GTCAAGTATCGGAGTTTTGATGATGTAATAGAAGACGAAAACTGGTGGAGTATTCCCCTTGTCACCGAATTTCTTCGAAAAGGTGGTTTTGACTCCGCTTTGAGAAATGCTGTTGGCTCAGATTCTGTGCAAGCACGTCAATTCGTGCAGAATGTATTTGGTCAGTTAAAGTCTCTTAACTTACCAGATAACTTGGACAAACTTCGAACAGAAAGTAACGAAACATCTGAAAATTCTATTATTGACCACAACATGCCTCCACAACTGGAGTCTAGATCAGAGTTACCAGAAGATGGCACAAGCTATAAGGAAGATAACAGTATACCAAAGCCCCACCCTGATAGTGTTGATATTGGAAATGAGCAACCTGCTTCAATTGTTTCGCTAGATAATGAGGCCTCCTTACAGTCAGACAGAGATTTTTGGATGAATCTGTCTAACACTGTTAATGAAAATGTCGTTCAGAAACTTGGACTTACTATTCCTGAGAACATGAAATGGGAAAAGTTTGAACTCCTAGACATTGTGAATGAAAATATCATTCAGAAACTCGGACTTCCTATTCCTGAAAATATGAAGTGGGATAGGTTTGAACTGCTAGATCTTATAGGCCTACAGTCCCAAAAAATTGCAGAAACAGCTTACGTAGAATCTGGACTTGCAACTGCACAAGGCCAGGATGCTTCTGAGAGTAATGCTATAACTGGCCATCTAACTATGAAAGATGTGCAGTCCTCATTACTTGACATCAAGAAGATGACCCAAGATGTATTATCCCAAACTGACTCCATTTTAGGTGGGCTGATGGTTCTTAATGCCACGGCAGCTGAAATAGACAGTGAAGCACAACTTTCAAAAGAGGCTAATACAGAAAACGATGAGTCTAccaaagtagataattctgagCACTCCAAGGAAGAAAACGTATCAGGTCCTCTGGATGCACCAATATTGGATGAGGAAAGAGCTGCGGAGATGAAAGAACTCTTTTCAACCGCAGAAAGTGCTATGGAGGCATGGGCATTGCTAGCAACTTCATTGGGCCACTCTAGTTTTGTTAAATCTGAGTTTGAGAAGATATGTTTCTTAGATAACGAGGGAACAGATACTCAG GTTGCAATTTGGCGTGATTCTAGTCGAAAAAGATTAGTAATTGCTTTCAGAGGAACCGAACAA GTAAGGTGGAAAGACTTGCGGACAGATTTAATGCTAGTTCCTACAGG GCTCAATCCGGAAAGGATAGGTGGTGATTTTAAGAAAGAAGTTCAA GTTCACAGTGGATTTTTGAGTGCATATGACTCAGTCAGGACAAGGATCTTATCTCTTATCAAATTGGTAACGGGCGACAT CGATGACAGCGGTGAACAGCTTTCCAAATGGCATGTTTACGTGACTGGTCATAGTTTAGGTGGTGCATTAGCTACCCTCCTTGCTCTTGAGTTATCTTCCAGTCAATTAGCGAA GCGTGGTAATATTTCCGTGACTATGTATAATTTTGGATCACCAAGAGTTGGGAACAGAAATTTTGCGGACTTATATAACCAG AAAGTCAAAGACAGTTGGAGACTTATAAATCGTAGAGATATCATACCTACAATCCCACGTTTAATGGGTTATTGCCATGTCGCGCAACCTATATATCTTTCGACTGGATATATGAAAAGTGCATTG GAAAATTTGGAGCCCGTGGAAGATGGTTATGAAGCTGATGTTCTTGGCGAGTCAACGCCTGATGCCCTTGTTAATGAATTT ATTAAAGGCGAGAAGGAACTTCTTGATAAAATTTTGAGCACAGAAATCAATATTTTCCGGTCAATTAGGGATGGGACTGCAGTTATGCAGCATATGGAAGATTTTTATTACATTACTTTGCTAGAG CATGTGAGGTCAAATTACCAGACTGTTGCTAGCTCAAAACCAAGTGAAGAAG aTGTTAATTCGAAGCTCTTAAATGGACGGTGA
- the LOC108194282 gene encoding uncharacterized protein LOC108194282 — MGGSQAKQRGTHVKDREVEALREKLKLQKEDMEEIMSMREMESQSYEQEKMVFVIKEAEWKMERKRLRDQVKEFSRKLEEKEVKIRGLMVDEELVGDECEYERKMQGNRNYLMECMREERSRRDEAVDKWKKLYLAIRTELDHVIKMTHQEERMTWRLGEANLINEMYRELEAKEDTIEALREQLASQEKEKSRMEREADILRQSMRIMTHRKGKRSAKCSKKSLAKQK, encoded by the exons ATGGGAGGGTCTCAAGCTAAACAAAGAGGTACCCACGTTAAGGACCGCGAGGTAGAAGCTCTGAGGGAAAAGCTGAAACTGCAGAAAGAGGACATGGAGGAGATAATGAGCATGAGGGAAATGGAGAGTCAGAGCTATGAGCAAGAAAAGATGGTTTTCGTGATCAAGGAGGCGGAGTGGAAGATGGAGAGGAAGCGATTGAGGGATCAAGTGAAGGAGTTTTCGAGGAAATTGGAGGAGAAGGAAGTGAAGATCAGAGGGCTTATGGTAGATGAGGAGCTGGTGGGGGATGAATGTGAGTATGAGAGGAAAATGCAGGGGAATAGGAATTATCTCATGGAATGCATGAGGGAGGAGAGATCGCGACGAGACGAGGCGGTTGAtaagtggaagaagctttatTTGGCCATCAGGACTGAGCTGGATCATGTTATTAAGATGACACATCAAG AAGAGCGGATGACTTGGAGACTAGGCGAGGCAAATTTGATAAACGAGATGTACAGGGAGCTGGAGGCCAAGGAAGATACCATCGAAGCGTTGAGGGAACAGTTAGCTTCACAGGAGAAGGAAAAAAGCAGGATGGAGAGAGAGGCGGATATACTAAGGCAGAGCATGCGAATAATGACCCACAGGAAGGGTAAGCGCAGTGCCAAGTGTTCCAAAAAGTCCCTCGCAAAACAGAAATGA